One genomic segment of Bacteroidota bacterium includes these proteins:
- a CDS encoding T9SS type A sorting domain-containing protein — protein sequence MKKIIFTMFLILISQSVFSQQNKTPGITHTEVTSSSVPDARITEVVKNLNDARLANDLVSTKYWQEKLNQLTSPQKIQSSNDAFNFSRGSENYNPGEVLNLTRITSSTVIANSISRERINGIIFAAIGVYGGPTTPDTLKIYKSTNNGLTFYLMYGISQSELKIDYNGVDAEAVSKGDSAYAFVAMSYTLSGYKSISVIRIREDGDMVSILSAAGSPTYVYSNARITSDNAVFSTSTYIYLSLTLDSVAGGRNLKSKLYYIPDIYASSISALSGYQSNAGGQYGYYVAGISPDSAKFETDIACVNGVGNINLLYTVTVVRGIPGLFGSGTSLHFTRSDTYGTTAPTLFNTTDPGFLKESPRIASTGYQNNSAMVTVRRLYGGGDWDPYYFYTSNITGGAPIFDANYIDEFSDTTTGISVAGRPRSNGSYLFAYNNRRGENFSAVNSRTFNAGVMGSTVQMNPTNVGGTNYYGYASPSFRNVNGDSCLVIWSGPAGNGSYVTGGCSGTVFTGTGNSNSAADNFHLSQNYPNPFNPSTIINYSLPVQSNVSIKIFDVLGKEINSLINEVQTAGIHSVEFNCINLPSGVYYYRIEAGDFADTKKMLLVK from the coding sequence ATGAAAAAAATAATATTTACAATGTTCTTAATTCTGATTTCCCAATCAGTTTTCTCTCAACAAAATAAAACTCCGGGAATAACTCACACGGAAGTTACAAGCAGTTCCGTACCTGATGCAAGGATTACTGAAGTTGTAAAGAATTTAAATGATGCAAGACTTGCTAACGATTTAGTATCCACTAAATATTGGCAGGAAAAACTTAATCAACTTACTTCTCCGCAGAAAATACAGTCCTCAAACGATGCATTTAATTTTTCCAGAGGTTCAGAAAATTATAATCCCGGCGAAGTATTAAATCTTACAAGAATAACGAGTTCAACTGTAATAGCAAACTCTATCTCAAGAGAAAGAATTAATGGAATTATTTTCGCAGCAATTGGCGTTTACGGCGGTCCGACAACTCCCGATACACTTAAGATATACAAATCTACTAATAACGGTTTAACCTTTTATTTAATGTACGGAATTTCTCAGTCAGAATTAAAAATAGATTATAACGGTGTGGATGCAGAAGCAGTATCAAAAGGTGATTCTGCTTATGCTTTCGTTGCTATGTCTTATACACTGTCAGGTTACAAGTCAATCTCTGTAATCAGAATCCGTGAGGATGGAGACATGGTATCAATATTGAGCGCTGCCGGCTCGCCAACGTATGTATATTCAAATGCCAGAATTACCAGCGATAATGCCGTATTTTCAACAAGTACATATATATATTTATCTCTGACATTAGATTCTGTTGCAGGCGGAAGAAATCTTAAATCAAAATTGTATTACATTCCCGATATATATGCGTCTTCTATATCGGCTCTTTCAGGTTATCAAAGTAATGCAGGCGGACAATATGGATATTATGTAGCCGGGATATCACCTGATTCTGCAAAATTTGAAACAGATATTGCCTGCGTTAACGGAGTTGGCAATATAAACCTTTTGTATACTGTTACGGTTGTGCGCGGAATTCCCGGATTATTCGGCAGCGGCACTTCACTTCATTTCACAAGAAGTGATACATATGGTACTACAGCTCCCACTTTATTTAATACAACTGACCCCGGGTTTTTGAAAGAAAGTCCAAGAATTGCAAGTACAGGATATCAGAATAATTCAGCGATGGTTACAGTGCGTAGATTATATGGCGGAGGAGACTGGGACCCCTATTATTTCTACACATCAAACATTACTGGAGGAGCTCCGATTTTTGATGCAAACTATATTGATGAATTTTCCGATACTACTACAGGAATTTCAGTTGCAGGCAGACCAAGATCCAACGGTTCATATTTATTCGCATATAACAACAGAAGAGGAGAAAATTTCAGCGCAGTAAACAGCAGGACTTTTAATGCAGGTGTAATGGGAAGCACCGTGCAAATGAATCCAACAAATGTTGGCGGCACAAACTATTACGGATACGCAAGTCCAAGTTTTAGAAATGTAAATGGTGATTCATGTCTTGTAATCTGGAGTGGCCCTGCCGGTAATGGAAGCTATGTGACAGGCGGCTGCTCGGGAACTGTTTTCACAGGTACGGGTAATTCAAATTCAGCTGCAGATAATTTTCATCTGTCACAAAATTATCCTAACCCGTTTAACCCTTCTACAATAATAAATTATTCATTGCCGGTCCAAAGCAATGTATCAATAAAAATATTTGATGTACTTGGAAAAGAAATAAACAGTTTGATAAATGAAGTGCAGACAGCAGGAATTCATTCTGTTGAGTTCAATTGTATCAATCTGCCGAGCGGTGTTTATTATTACAGAATTGAAGCAGGAGATTTTGCAGATACAAAGAAAATGCTGCTGGTTAAGTAA
- a CDS encoding T9SS type A sorting domain-containing protein: MKKYYLFIYIICLLVTTKAFPQLVQDFRVNSDVTNFSQSKSRIGSDLLGNFVIVWNDNRRNDSSDVYFQRYSFNGTILGNNTKINSQTIFAYDPEIVVKPNGNFFVIWNEKIGNSYFYRIKHFNKYGDSISTTNNFKDNNLNVIRNYKIAINTNGYLLISWLEVNQNWAYSAIKYQKFDSAGTRIGNNILVTDTTVNKDYNALSVRDDGSFIIAWSESNGSGAINILAQLFSAGGSPIGGRLQVNNNTGAFDSYTNPVVSSDSVGRFCIVFSYYNLGFNSRSVVYQLYNKDGVRKGDNTLYGNQGVERFNPNVKKLRNGNFILSYNNDLNGITYMLRADSSGNFIGNEFAVSSLFPFEEQSFADFVFSNERIITTWTDTRLGNRDIFGNIRSYNKPDSTVAIHNISSEIPSDYKLYQNYPNPFNPETNIMFDVNRSEDIKIIVYDLLGKEKIKLMEGNFTPGRYLIKYNFSAIGSGVYFYKLFIGGTSFETKKLILLK, from the coding sequence ATGAAAAAGTATTATTTGTTTATTTATATAATTTGTTTACTAGTAACTACAAAAGCTTTCCCTCAACTTGTTCAGGATTTTAGAGTTAACAGTGATGTTACAAATTTTTCGCAAAGTAAATCTAGAATAGGATCTGATCTTTTGGGAAACTTTGTTATTGTATGGAATGATAATAGAAGGAACGATTCTTCTGATGTCTATTTTCAGAGATATTCATTTAATGGAACTATACTTGGAAATAATACAAAAATAAATTCACAAACAATCTTTGCCTATGACCCCGAAATTGTAGTAAAGCCCAATGGTAATTTTTTTGTGATTTGGAATGAAAAAATTGGCAACAGCTACTTCTATAGAATAAAACATTTCAATAAATATGGTGATTCTATTTCAACAACAAATAATTTTAAAGATAATAATTTAAATGTAATTAGAAACTATAAGATAGCTATAAATACAAACGGTTATTTATTGATAAGCTGGTTAGAAGTCAATCAAAATTGGGCATATTCAGCAATAAAATATCAAAAATTTGATTCGGCAGGAACCAGAATTGGCAATAATATCCTTGTAACTGATACTACTGTCAATAAGGATTACAATGCATTATCTGTAAGAGATGACGGCAGTTTCATTATAGCTTGGTCTGAAAGTAATGGAAGCGGAGCAATAAACATTTTGGCACAATTATTTAGTGCAGGTGGAAGTCCTATCGGCGGCAGATTACAAGTAAACAATAATACAGGTGCATTTGATAGTTATACTAATCCTGTTGTTTCTTCGGATAGTGTGGGAAGATTTTGCATTGTGTTTTCTTATTACAATCTTGGGTTCAATTCAAGAAGTGTTGTATATCAATTATATAATAAAGACGGAGTAAGAAAAGGCGATAATACTTTATACGGAAACCAAGGAGTAGAAAGATTTAATCCAAACGTAAAAAAATTAAGGAATGGAAATTTTATTTTAAGCTATAATAATGACTTGAACGGAATAACTTATATGCTTAGGGCAGATTCATCAGGGAATTTCATAGGGAATGAATTTGCAGTTTCAAGCTTGTTTCCATTTGAAGAACAATCATTTGCAGATTTTGTTTTTTCGAATGAAAGAATAATAACTACATGGACTGATACCAGGCTTGGAAACCGAGATATATTCGGTAATATTCGATCATACAACAAGCCGGACAGCACAGTAGCAATTCATAATATTTCAAGCGAAATTCCTTCTGACTACAAACTATATCAAAACTATCCAAATCCTTTTAATCCTGAAACAAATATAATGTTCGACGTAAATAGGTCAGAAGATATTAAAATTATTGTATATGATTTACTTGGAAAAGAAAAAATAAAATTAATGGAGGGGAATTTTACTCCGGGAAGATATTTAATAAAATATAATTTTTCTGCAATTGGCAGTGGTGTTTACTTTTATAAATTATTTATTGGGGGAACATCATTTGAAACTAAAAAACTAATTTTATTAAAATAA
- a CDS encoding site-specific integrase, translating into MASLFVYRNKLHIEYNKAGHKVRENLALIPNERNWELGRSKRKEIEALYETKNENSLLRKLILKELETSELTLYSAIEKYQNHLSNSSIEHQNMFINAMNKFSKVVEPERRIDKIRSSDITSYLRLLKATVSNATQRTNYTYIKMFFTYLFKEDILDKSPCRNVPGPREIEKEIIVFSDDLLLKILEETKHLDYKLYILFVFLSLTGMRVIDALNLTSDNFVMKESYIKLNVSKTKLFRTFPIYEELRIFIEEEMKPLLSLTKNQKLFEGFTRGSIGQRFRRMKKRFDIPNNYTITLKTFRKTLATRMLNAGVRVEFVSKLLHHKKLATTMKYYALPEIVSIQAEIENSSIQILPKMIQE; encoded by the coding sequence ATGGCATCATTATTTGTATACAGAAATAAACTGCATATCGAGTACAATAAAGCTGGACATAAGGTAAGAGAAAACTTGGCACTCATTCCGAATGAACGTAACTGGGAATTAGGTAGAAGTAAACGCAAGGAGATTGAAGCACTTTACGAAACAAAGAATGAAAATTCATTATTAAGAAAATTAATACTTAAAGAGCTTGAAACCTCTGAGCTTACCCTCTATTCAGCAATTGAAAAATATCAGAATCATTTATCAAACAGCAGTATCGAACATCAGAACATGTTTATAAATGCAATGAATAAATTTTCAAAAGTAGTTGAACCGGAAAGAAGAATCGATAAAATTCGTTCTTCAGATATTACAAGCTATCTACGGTTACTCAAAGCTACCGTTAGTAATGCTACTCAAAGAACAAATTATACTTACATAAAAATGTTTTTTACTTATTTGTTTAAGGAAGACATACTAGATAAATCTCCTTGCAGAAATGTTCCAGGTCCGAGAGAAATCGAAAAAGAAATTATTGTGTTTTCAGATGATTTGCTTTTAAAAATACTTGAAGAAACAAAGCATTTGGATTACAAACTATACATTTTGTTTGTTTTCCTTTCATTAACTGGTATGAGAGTGATAGATGCATTAAATTTAACTTCGGATAATTTTGTAATGAAGGAAAGCTATATAAAGCTTAATGTGTCAAAGACAAAATTATTCAGAACATTTCCGATATACGAAGAACTGAGAATATTTATAGAAGAAGAAATGAAACCGCTGCTAAGTTTAACAAAAAACCAGAAGTTATTTGAAGGATTTACACGTGGAAGTATTGGTCAAAGATTTCGCAGAATGAAGAAGCGTTTTGATATACCAAACAACTATACAATTACGCTCAAGACATTCCGTAAGACTCTTGCAACAAGAATGTTAAACGCCGGAGTTCGAGTAGAATTCGTAAGTAAATTGCTTCATCATAAGAAACTAGCAACAACTATGAAATACTATGCATTACCAGAGATCGTAAGCATTCAAGCTGAAATCGAAAACTCTTCTATACAAATCCTTCCTAAGATGATTCAAGAATAA